A window of the Gemmatimonadota bacterium genome harbors these coding sequences:
- a CDS encoding 4-hydroxy-tetrahydrodipicolinate reductase, with translation MTRIAVIGDGKMGRLVAALAVDLGHELVAHVGPEASRAGLTRDALGQADVAIEFTVPSAAAAIVRACADLDLPVVSGTTGWDAERALVETYVRNQGGALLWAPNFALGVHLFAKLVAEAMQRFSHAGAGFDAHLVETHHAQKLDAPSGTARLLATVAERARGGPVPITSVRTGHVPGTHELILDGPFEQIRLVHEARDRRVFASGALAAAQWLVGRRGVFTLDDYLGEVR, from the coding sequence ATGACGCGCATCGCGGTGATCGGCGACGGCAAGATGGGGCGTCTCGTGGCCGCGCTCGCCGTCGACCTCGGGCATGAACTCGTGGCGCATGTGGGGCCGGAGGCGTCACGCGCCGGGCTCACGCGGGACGCGCTCGGGCAGGCCGACGTCGCGATCGAGTTCACCGTGCCGAGCGCGGCCGCGGCGATCGTCCGCGCGTGCGCGGACCTCGACCTCCCGGTCGTCAGCGGCACCACCGGCTGGGATGCGGAGCGTGCGCTCGTCGAGACGTACGTGCGGAACCAGGGCGGGGCGCTCCTCTGGGCGCCGAACTTCGCGCTCGGCGTGCATCTCTTCGCCAAGCTCGTCGCCGAGGCGATGCAGCGGTTCTCGCACGCGGGCGCGGGTTTCGATGCGCACCTCGTCGAGACCCACCATGCGCAGAAGCTCGACGCCCCCAGCGGGACGGCCCGGCTCCTCGCCACGGTGGCCGAGCGGGCCCGCGGCGGGCCGGTGCCGATCACGAGCGTGCGCACGGGGCATGTGCCGGGCACGCATGAACTGATCCTCGACGGGCCGTTCGAACAGATCCGGCTGGTGCATGAGGCGCGCGACCGCCGCGTCTTCGCGTCCGGGGCGCTCGCGGCGGCCCAGTGGCTCGTCGGGCGCCGCGGGGTGTTCACGCTCGACGACTATCTCGGGGAGGTGCGATGA
- a CDS encoding 4-hydroxy-tetrahydrodipicolinate synthase yields MTTTLRGAITALITPFTDEWKVDESALVALVEWQIAEGIHGLVPVGSTGEAVTLAIGERERIVRLCVERAAGRVPIIAGAGSNDTASAIKWSYTLAAAGATHLLHVSPMYNKPPQRGILAHFRAIADQSPVPIVVYNVPGRTGSNLLAETTLALAEHGNICGVKEASGDLGQIDEILRHRPAGFAVLSGDDGLTLGVMASGGDGVISVISNAAPRACARLVDAAARGDFAGAREIHHRLAPLVDAAFVESNPIPIKAALALMGRCRNQLRLPLVPLDARHEPALRAALATAGVAT; encoded by the coding sequence ATGACGACGACGCTCCGCGGCGCGATCACCGCGCTCATCACGCCCTTCACCGACGAATGGAAGGTCGACGAGTCGGCGCTCGTCGCCCTCGTCGAGTGGCAGATCGCCGAAGGGATCCATGGACTCGTGCCGGTGGGCTCCACCGGCGAGGCGGTGACCCTGGCGATCGGCGAGCGGGAGCGGATCGTCCGCCTCTGCGTCGAGCGCGCCGCGGGGCGCGTGCCGATCATCGCCGGCGCGGGGTCGAACGACACCGCCTCCGCGATCAAGTGGTCGTACACGCTGGCCGCGGCCGGCGCGACGCACCTGCTGCATGTGTCGCCGATGTACAACAAGCCGCCGCAGCGCGGGATCCTCGCGCACTTCCGCGCCATCGCCGACCAGTCGCCGGTGCCGATCGTCGTCTACAACGTCCCCGGACGCACGGGGAGCAACCTGCTCGCCGAGACGACGCTCGCGCTCGCGGAGCACGGGAACATCTGCGGCGTGAAGGAGGCCTCGGGCGACCTCGGGCAGATCGACGAGATCCTCCGGCACCGGCCTGCGGGCTTCGCCGTGCTCTCCGGTGACGACGGGCTCACCCTCGGCGTGATGGCCTCGGGCGGCGACGGCGTCATCTCGGTGATCTCCAACGCCGCGCCGCGCGCGTGCGCGCGGCTCGTCGACGCGGCCGCCCGCGGCGACTTCGCCGGGGCTCGAGAGATCCACCATCGTCTCGCCCCGCTGGTCGATGCGGCGTTCGTCGAGTCGAACCCGATCCCCATCAAGGCCGCGCTCGCCCTCATGGGACGCTGCCGGAACCAGCTGCGCCTGCCGCTCGTCCCGCTCGACGCGCGGCACGAGCCGGCGCTGCGCGCCGCGCTCGCGACGGCCGGGGTGGCGACGTGA
- a CDS encoding 2,3,4,5-tetrahydropyridine-2,6-dicarboxylate N-succinyltransferase: MPAGAEEVVGQLLDALESGSLRAAIRRADGAWHAVPWVKRGILLGFRVGRIVEHPADGTPFRFFDKHTYPTRPLTLADGVRVVPGGSSVRRGAHLAAGVVCMPPMFVNVGAWVGAGTMIDSHALVGSCAQVGARVHLSAAAQIGGVLEPVNASPVVIEDDVTVGGNCGVYEGTVVREKAVLGAGVILTRGTPVYDLVRETVHRGTAERPLEIPAGAVVVPGARAVKHGFGAAEGLSLQTPIIVKYRDERTDLATALEGWLR, encoded by the coding sequence ATGCCCGCCGGAGCGGAGGAGGTCGTCGGGCAGCTGCTCGACGCGCTCGAGTCGGGCAGCCTGCGCGCGGCGATCCGTCGCGCGGACGGCGCGTGGCACGCGGTGCCATGGGTGAAGCGCGGCATCCTGCTCGGGTTCCGCGTCGGCCGCATCGTCGAGCATCCCGCCGACGGCACGCCGTTCCGGTTCTTCGACAAGCACACGTATCCGACGCGACCGCTCACGCTCGCCGATGGCGTTCGCGTCGTGCCCGGCGGCTCGTCGGTCCGCCGCGGTGCCCATCTCGCCGCCGGCGTGGTCTGCATGCCGCCGATGTTCGTCAACGTGGGCGCGTGGGTCGGTGCGGGCACGATGATCGATTCGCACGCGCTGGTGGGGTCGTGTGCGCAGGTCGGCGCACGCGTGCATCTGAGCGCGGCGGCCCAGATCGGCGGCGTGCTCGAGCCCGTCAACGCGTCGCCGGTCGTCATCGAGGACGATGTCACGGTCGGCGGGAACTGCGGCGTCTACGAAGGGACGGTGGTGCGCGAGAAGGCCGTGCTCGGTGCCGGCGTGATCCTCACGCGCGGCACGCCGGTGTACGATCTCGTGCGCGAGACCGTGCATCGCGGCACCGCCGAGCGGCCGCTCGAGATCCCCGCCGGCGCGGTCGTGGTGCCCGGCGCGCGCGCGGTCAAGCACGGGTTCGGCGCGGCGGAGGGGCTCTCGCTGCAGACGCCGATCATCGTGAAGTACCGTGACGAACGGACCGACCTCGCGACCGCGCTCGAGGGCTGGCTCCGATGA
- the aroA gene encoding 3-phosphoshikimate 1-carboxyvinyltransferase, whose product MTTLRVPGDKSISHRALMLAALGRGTSRVRGLLRSADVRSTAGVLRALGVAIPDLEATELVIAGVGLRGLRAPTIALDCGNSGTTTRLMAGVVAGAGISARFEGDASLSARPMRRIAAPVESMGARVELPSHGGLPMTVQGGVLRGITWHAEVASAQVKSAILLAGLVANVPVEVHEPAATRDHTERMLRARGVDVRVEGLDVVLLPSARLEAADMDVPGDPSSAAFFAGLAALGGTAAVSMENVGVNPGRTGAFQVLRRMGASVQFEGVMEQGGEPVATVVAGPGVLRGTRITPDEVPSLIDELPLLACVAARAEGETRVTGAGELRVKESDRIAAVVANLRAIGAEAEELPDGFVVRGSDRPLAGRVITHGDHRIAMAFGVLGAVAGNAITLDDPSCVDVSYPTFWDDLARVRLG is encoded by the coding sequence ATGACGACGCTCCGCGTTCCCGGCGACAAGTCGATCTCGCATCGTGCGCTCATGCTCGCGGCGCTCGGACGCGGGACCTCGCGCGTCCGCGGACTGCTCCGCTCGGCCGACGTGCGCTCGACCGCGGGTGTGCTCCGCGCGCTCGGAGTGGCGATCCCCGACCTCGAGGCGACGGAACTCGTCATCGCGGGCGTGGGACTGCGCGGTCTTCGCGCGCCCACCATCGCGCTCGACTGCGGCAACAGCGGAACGACCACGCGGCTGATGGCTGGCGTCGTGGCCGGCGCGGGGATCTCGGCGCGCTTCGAAGGAGACGCGAGCCTGAGTGCGCGCCCGATGCGCCGGATCGCCGCGCCTGTGGAGTCGATGGGTGCGCGGGTGGAGCTGCCGTCGCACGGCGGGCTGCCGATGACGGTGCAGGGCGGTGTCCTGCGGGGCATCACCTGGCACGCGGAGGTGGCCAGCGCGCAGGTGAAGAGCGCGATCCTCCTCGCCGGACTCGTGGCGAACGTGCCGGTGGAGGTGCACGAGCCGGCCGCGACGCGCGACCATACCGAGCGGATGCTGCGCGCGCGCGGCGTCGACGTGCGCGTGGAGGGGCTCGACGTCGTGCTCCTGCCGTCCGCGCGGCTCGAGGCCGCTGACATGGACGTGCCGGGCGATCCCTCGAGCGCCGCCTTCTTCGCGGGGCTCGCCGCGCTCGGTGGCACCGCGGCGGTCTCGATGGAGAACGTAGGCGTCAATCCGGGCCGCACCGGTGCCTTCCAGGTGCTGCGCCGCATGGGCGCATCGGTCCAATTCGAAGGCGTGATGGAGCAGGGGGGCGAGCCCGTGGCCACGGTCGTGGCCGGGCCGGGCGTGCTCCGAGGCACCCGCATCACGCCCGACGAGGTCCCGTCCCTCATCGACGAGTTGCCCTTGCTCGCGTGTGTTGCGGCGCGCGCGGAGGGCGAGACCCGCGTCACCGGCGCCGGGGAGCTCCGCGTGAAGGAGAGTGACCGGATCGCGGCGGTCGTCGCCAACCTGCGCGCGATCGGCGCGGAGGCCGAGGAGCTCCCTGACGGGTTCGTGGTCCGCGGGAGCGACCGGCCACTCGCGGGCCGCGTCATCACCCATGGCGACCATCGGATCGCCATGGCGTTCGGCGTCCTCGGCGCCGTCGCGGGCAACGCGATCACCCTCGATGACCCATCGTGCGTCGATGTCTCGTACCCTACCTTCTGGGATGACCTCGCCCGTGTCCGACTCGGCTGA
- the cmk gene encoding (d)CMP kinase gives MTSPVSDSAERRRPLVVAIDGPAASGKSSTAKWVARELGFRHVDSGALYRAATAAMLRREPESARWTEAGVLAAAAAVSLEPGETTFHAHLDGTAAEEELRGGEVTSRVSLVAKMPAIRGWVNEMVRQAAEGSPVVVDGRDMGTAVFPKARVKVFLVADPFERARRRLIQRLERHPSDDEVAEEVDALVQRDAKDEAQTVQAADAVLIDTTYLTQEEQVDRIVSLAKRAQRQG, from the coding sequence ATGACCTCGCCCGTGTCCGACTCGGCTGAGCGCCGCCGCCCCCTCGTCGTCGCGATCGACGGCCCCGCCGCGTCGGGGAAATCGAGTACCGCGAAGTGGGTCGCGCGCGAGCTCGGCTTCCGCCACGTGGATTCGGGCGCGCTGTACCGCGCCGCGACGGCGGCGATGCTCCGCCGGGAGCCGGAGAGCGCGCGCTGGACCGAGGCTGGCGTGCTGGCCGCGGCTGCGGCGGTCTCGCTCGAGCCGGGGGAGACGACCTTCCATGCGCACCTCGACGGTACGGCGGCCGAGGAGGAGCTTCGGGGTGGGGAGGTGACCTCGCGGGTCTCGCTCGTGGCGAAGATGCCGGCCATTCGTGGCTGGGTGAACGAGATGGTGCGGCAGGCGGCGGAGGGGAGCCCGGTGGTCGTGGACGGCCGGGACATGGGGACCGCGGTCTTCCCGAAGGCGCGGGTGAAGGTCTTCCTGGTGGCGGACCCGTTCGAGCGGGCCCGGCGGCGGCTCATCCAGCGGCTGGAGCGGCATCCCTCCGACGACGAGGTCGCGGAGGAGGTGGACGCGCTGGTGCAGCGGGACGCGAAGGACGAGGCGCAGACGGTGCAGGCGGCGGACGCGGTACTGATCGACACGACCTACCTGACGCAGGAAGAGCAGGTGGACCGGATCGTGTCGCTGGCGAAGCGGGCCCAGCGCCAGGGGTAA
- a CDS encoding 30S ribosomal protein S1, producing MTTAEETLSPEMIARQKRDAQKAQLRPLANRRPELYDEDELSSDEFDAMMDMYNGTLASIEEGEIVKSTVLEIRENLVVLDIGFKSEGTIPLEEFKDMPDLKPGDQVEVLLEHLEDSEGSVVLSKKKADFMRVWERIRVAYESDQPVEGVLVKKIKGGVVVDLMGVDAFLPGSQIALRRVPNIDELLGQKYEFKIIKLNKRRRNIVVSRRVILETERAGKREKLMKELAKDQVRKGVVKNITDFGAFIDLGGVDGLLHITDMSWGRISHPSEMVQIGMELEVKVLDIDWERERISLGLKQLQAYPWKDVADKYPVGTRVNGKVVSITNYGAFIELQPGIEGLVHISEMSWTRNVRHPSKLVSIGEAIEAVVLKVDPAEEKISLGMKQTEQDPWMVLPLKYPVGTRLSGKVRNLTSFGAFVEIEPGIDGLIHISDMSWTKRVQHPSEVVKKGDSVDVVILNIDSDNKRISLGLKQATEDPWLRIGETYPVGTELPGKVARLMDKGVVVDVGNDIEGFVPISHLNTTGAQIASPADVAWEGMAINVRILEVDPIHRRIVLGVVDIPAGQERPAEPSKVHTEDEVVEVPADLDPDMEG from the coding sequence ATGACCACAGCCGAAGAGACGCTGTCGCCGGAGATGATCGCGCGTCAGAAGCGCGACGCCCAGAAGGCGCAGCTCCGCCCGCTCGCCAACCGCCGCCCCGAGCTCTACGACGAGGATGAACTCTCGTCGGACGAGTTCGATGCGATGATGGATATGTACAACGGCACGCTCGCCTCGATCGAAGAGGGCGAGATCGTGAAGTCGACGGTCCTCGAGATCCGCGAGAACCTCGTGGTCCTCGACATCGGGTTCAAGTCCGAAGGGACGATCCCGCTCGAGGAGTTCAAGGACATGCCCGACCTCAAGCCGGGTGACCAGGTCGAGGTCCTCCTCGAGCATCTCGAGGACAGCGAAGGCTCGGTCGTCCTGTCGAAGAAGAAGGCCGACTTCATGCGCGTGTGGGAGCGGATCCGCGTCGCGTACGAGTCCGACCAGCCGGTGGAAGGCGTGCTCGTCAAGAAGATCAAGGGTGGCGTGGTCGTCGACCTCATGGGCGTCGACGCGTTCCTCCCGGGTTCGCAGATCGCGCTCCGTCGCGTCCCGAACATCGACGAGCTGCTCGGCCAGAAGTACGAGTTCAAGATCATCAAGCTCAACAAGCGCCGCCGCAACATCGTCGTCTCGCGCCGCGTGATCCTCGAGACCGAGCGGGCCGGCAAGCGCGAGAAGCTCATGAAGGAGCTGGCGAAGGACCAGGTGCGGAAGGGCGTCGTCAAGAACATCACCGACTTCGGGGCGTTCATCGACCTCGGCGGCGTCGACGGCCTCCTCCACATCACCGACATGTCGTGGGGCCGCATCTCGCATCCGAGCGAGATGGTCCAGATCGGCATGGAGCTCGAGGTCAAGGTCCTGGACATCGATTGGGAGCGCGAGCGCATCTCGCTCGGCCTCAAGCAGCTCCAGGCGTACCCGTGGAAGGACGTCGCCGACAAGTACCCGGTCGGCACGCGCGTCAACGGCAAGGTCGTCTCGATCACCAACTACGGCGCGTTCATCGAGCTGCAGCCGGGCATCGAGGGTCTCGTCCACATCTCCGAGATGAGCTGGACGCGCAACGTCCGCCATCCCTCGAAGCTCGTCAGCATCGGCGAAGCGATCGAGGCGGTGGTGCTCAAGGTCGATCCGGCCGAGGAGAAGATCTCGCTCGGCATGAAGCAGACCGAGCAGGATCCGTGGATGGTGCTGCCGCTCAAGTACCCGGTCGGCACGCGCCTCTCCGGCAAGGTCCGCAACCTCACGTCGTTCGGCGCGTTCGTCGAGATCGAGCCGGGCATCGACGGCCTCATCCACATCTCCGACATGTCGTGGACGAAGCGCGTCCAGCACCCGTCGGAGGTCGTGAAGAAGGGTGACTCGGTGGACGTGGTGATCCTCAACATCGACAGCGACAACAAGCGCATCTCGCTCGGCCTGAAGCAGGCCACCGAGGATCCGTGGCTCCGGATCGGCGAGACCTATCCGGTCGGCACCGAGCTCCCGGGCAAGGTCGCGCGCCTGATGGACAAGGGCGTCGTCGTCGACGTCGGCAACGACATCGAGGGCTTCGTCCCGATCTCGCACCTCAACACGACGGGCGCGCAGATCGCGAGCCCGGCGGACGTGGCGTGGGAAGGGATGGCGATCAACGTCCGCATCCTCGAGGTGGATCCGATCCACCGTCGCATCGTGCTCGGCGTGGTGGACATCCCGGCGGGGCAGGAGCGCCCGGCGGAGCCGTCCAAGGTCCACACCGAGGACGAGGTGGTCGAGGTGCCGGCCGATCTCGATCCCGACATGGAAGGCTGA